A region of Paenibacillus sp. JNUCC-31 DNA encodes the following proteins:
- the rnz gene encoding ribonuclease Z: MELYFLGTNAGVPTLQRNVTSIGLRMLDERRALWLFDCGEGTQHQILSSPLKLSKLEKIFITHLHGDHVFGLPGLLSSRAYQGGTTPLTVYGPPGTERMIMTTMELSQSRLNYDLSIVEHTGGVLFEDETFIVESALLEHRIDSYGYRITEKDRPGSLDPGKLAEYGLKPGPLFGRLKRGETITLDNGDSLRPEDVLGAPKRGMVVTILGDTRPCDNVQPLARHADVLVHEATFLHDLADTAHEYYHSTSKQAAEAARAADAGQLIMTHFSSRYKDEDQLQPLLEEAQLIFPNTKLAIEHELIPVVHRKDESQ, encoded by the coding sequence GTGGAACTATATTTCCTGGGAACTAACGCTGGTGTACCTACGCTTCAGCGGAATGTAACGTCCATAGGGCTGCGCATGTTGGATGAGCGCAGAGCATTGTGGTTGTTTGATTGCGGGGAAGGAACCCAGCATCAGATTTTAAGTTCTCCGCTTAAATTGAGCAAATTGGAGAAAATATTCATAACCCATCTTCATGGAGATCATGTATTTGGACTTCCGGGTCTACTCTCCAGCAGAGCTTATCAAGGTGGCACTACACCGTTAACGGTGTATGGTCCGCCAGGCACTGAACGAATGATCATGACTACGATGGAACTTAGCCAGTCACGTCTAAACTATGATCTAAGCATTGTAGAACATACAGGCGGAGTGCTTTTTGAAGATGAGACCTTTATCGTGGAATCAGCGTTGCTGGAACACCGTATCGACAGTTATGGGTATCGAATTACCGAGAAGGATCGTCCAGGCAGTCTGGACCCTGGGAAACTGGCTGAGTATGGCTTGAAGCCTGGGCCGTTATTTGGTCGTTTGAAACGTGGAGAAACCATTACTTTAGACAACGGTGACTCACTTCGCCCAGAAGATGTATTGGGGGCGCCAAAGCGTGGAATGGTCGTTACCATTTTGGGGGATACACGCCCATGTGACAATGTACAGCCACTAGCTCGTCATGCGGATGTCCTCGTACACGAAGCTACGTTTCTGCATGATTTGGCTGATACGGCTCATGAATACTATCATAGTACCTCGAAGCAAGCGGCCGAGGCGGCGAGAGCAGCAGATGCAGGACAGCTGATCATGACCCATTTTAGTTCCCGCTACAAAGATGAAGATCAGTTGCAGCCACTTCTGGAAGAAGCGCAGTTGATATTCCCAAATACGAAACTTGCGATTGAACACGAGCTTATTCCAGTGGTTCACCGCAAGGATGAATCTCAGTAG